The following are encoded together in the Culex pipiens pallens isolate TS chromosome 1, TS_CPP_V2, whole genome shotgun sequence genome:
- the LOC120424669 gene encoding facilitated trehalose transporter Tret1-2 homolog, giving the protein MHRSKATFREFLVAAVANISAICVGLTVGWPSPMFQKLTDKDLSDNPIGYPIVESEQSWINSVLAVGGFFGPFAAGFLADWKGRKLALWLSGVIHIVGWIMLLQSTSVPLMIAARFVQGFAGGCILNGLTMYIGEIASDEYRGILGSFLQIGQTIGTLYVYLIGPYVSYISFQWICCAVPLLFTILFFYMPETPHFFVSKGLYLQAAKSLMYLRDGSLEEIQGDLQLTKDYVLQEESLQKSNALRRLFTNRANLRALMISFCLISLQQWSGIDCIQSNSELIFEKAEIALPSEVCTIIMGAVQVVFVCCVIFFVDHSGRRPVLMASTLGLSVVLALLGAYFVMDSLDVPSQSISWIPLTGMIGFISIYNVGFGPVPWAIAAEIFAHDVKALGSMIIVSSSWVLDFLALRFFLLISESYGYEWAFWIFALVCAGAFLFTLLCVIETKGLSLQEIQNRLGGGGKKVEEE; this is encoded by the exons ATGCATCGCTCCAAAGCAACGTTTCGTGAATTTTTGGTGGCCGCAGTCG CGAATATCTCGGCGATCTGCGTAGGGCTAACCGTCGGTTGGCCGTCCCCTATGTTTCAGAAGCTGACGGATAAGGATTTGTCGGATAATCCGATCGGTTACCCGATCGTCGAAAGCGAACAGTCCTGGATCAACTCGGTGCTGGCAGTTGGGGGATTTTTTGGGCCATTCGCGGCCGGCTTTTTGGCAGATTGGAAAGGTCGTAAGCTGGCACTTTGGTTGTCGGGAGTTATTCACATTGTCGGATGGATCATGTTGCTCCAGTCGACCTCGGTGCCGTTGATGATCGCGGCTAGATTTGTGCAGGGATTCGCCGGCGGTTGCATCCTGAACGGATTAACCATGTACATTGGAGAGATTGCTAGCGATGAGTATCGCGGGATTCTTGGGTCGTTTTTGCAGATTGGACAAACCA tTGGTACGCTGTACGTCTACTTAATCGGTCCATATGTAAGCTACATCTCCTTCCAGTGGATATGCTGCGCAGTTCCACTCCTGTTTACCATTCTGTTCTTCTACATGCCGGAAACACCCCACTTTTTCGTATCGAAAGGTCTCTATCTTCAAGCTGCAAAATCGCTTATGTATCTGCGAGACGGCTCCTTAGAGGAAATTCAAGGTGATCTGCAACTTACCAAAGATTACGTTCTGCAAGAAGAATCGTTGCAAAAGTCGAACGCCCTCCGCAGACTTTTCACCAATCGAGCAAACCTGCGGGCGCTGATGATCAGCTTCTGCTTGATTTCTCTCCAGCAATGGTCCGGAATCGACTGTATTCAATCAAACAGTGAGCTAATCTTCGAAAAGGCTGAAATTGCACTGCCCAGCGAAGTTTGCACAATCATAATGGGAGCGGTTCAGgtcgtgtttgtgtgttgtgtcatATTCTTCGTAGATCATTCCGGACGAAGGCCAGTTCTCATGGCTTCTACGCTGGGCCTTTCCGTAGTATTGGCGCTACTTGGTGCGTACTTCGTAATGGATTCACTGGATGTTCCATCGCAGAGTATTAGCTGGATTCCACTGACCGGAATGATTGGCTTCATCTCCATCTACAACGTTGGCTTTGGACCGGTCCCGTGGGCTATCGCCGCGGAAATCTTCGCACACGATGTTAAAGCGCTCGGAAGTATGATCATCGTGTCCAGCTCGTGGGTTCTGGACTTTTTGGCGCTACGTTTCTTCTTGTTGATCAGTGAATCTTACGGGTACGAGTGGGCCTTTTGGATTTTTGCGCTGGTCTGTGCCGGAGCGTTCCTGTTCACGTTGTTGTGCGTGATTGAAACCAAAGGGCTTAGTCTACAGGAGATTCAGAACCGTCTGGGCGGTGGGGGAAAGAAGGTGGAGGAGGAGTAG
- the LOC120424668 gene encoding facilitated trehalose transporter Tret1-like, whose translation MIQLLLSAIRKKRQYVAALIANLAIACMGASMAWTSPMESKLKDMDESPLPEAPTASELSWIGSILTLGSLLGPAFAGFVAHRFGRKLALLISAVFFLAAYVLFLTAQSVAQILVGRFLQGCGIGFAITITPLYVGEIATVERRGALGSLVQTFITLGLLLDYAIGPYVSYGAFQWIQMALPLLFVAGFVQMPETPHFYVSKGDYGAAARSLAYIRGEPISELQAELNSIQFSVEESLRNRGTIKDLFIDHANFRALIICTGVVVFQQFSGINPVQFFAQTIFDRTGTDIPADLSAIVLGIFQVISSIVTALIVDRVGRRPTLLTSALGMCCSLTALGTYFYLDNQSSEVASTLTFLPVASLVLFVIMFCTGFGPIAWVLLGEMFAPSIKSLASSVVSSICWLTSFFILFYFTSLDDALGSHWLFWIFAVCCAMAFVFTYVFVVETKGLSLPEIQARLNESAPVMASASDKC comes from the exons ATGATTCAACTGCTGCTTAGTGCAATCAGGAAGAAGCGACAGTATGTGGCTGCACTGATAG CGAATCTCGCAATTGCTTGCATGGGTGCCAGCATGGCCTGGACGTCACCGATGGAGTCCAAGCTGAAGGATATGGATGAGTCACCTCTGCCAGAGGCTCCTACGGCGAGTGAACTATCCTGGATTGGTTCTATATTGACACTGGGATCACTACTGG GTCCAGCTTTCGCCGGGTTTGTAGCTCATCGCTTCGGGCGCAAGCTTGCCCTGCTGATCAGCGCCGTATTTTTCCTGGCCGCGTATGTCCTTTTTCTTACGGCTCAATCCGTGGCGCAGATTTTGGTTGGTCGTTTCCTGCAGGGATGTGGAATCGGTTTCGCGATCACAATTACTCCGCTGTACGTGGGCGAGATCGCTACCGTAGAGCGGCGAGGAGCTCTTGGTTCTCTAGTGCAGACCTTTATCACACTGGGACTGCTTCTAGACTACGCAATTGGGCCTTACGTCAGCTACGGTGCCTTCCAGTGGATCCAAATGGCACTGCCTTTGTTGTTTGTAGCTGGCTTTGTCCAAATGCCGGAGACGCCTCATTTTTACGTGTCCAAGGGAGATTACGGGGCAGCGGCTCGATCGTTGGCGTACATCCGAGGAGAACCAATTTCCGAGTTGCAAGCTGAGTTAAACTCAATTCAATTTTCGGTCGAAGAATCGCTGCGTAACCGGGGAACAATAAAAGATCTGTTTATAGATCATGCCAACTTCAGGGCATTGATCATCTGCACCGGAGTGGTTGTGTTCCAGCAGTTCTCTGGCATCAACCCGGTGCAGTTCTTTGCTCAGACAATATTTGACCGAACGGGTACCGATATACCGGCAGATCTCTCTGCTATTGTGTTGGGTATCTTCCAGGTCATTTCCAGTATTGTGACGGCATTGATCGTAGACAGGGTAGGTCGGCGTCCTACGCTCCTCACCTCGGCCTTGGGAATGTGCTGCTCGTTGACCGCCCTCGGGACGTACTTCTACCTTGACAACCAGAGCTCTGAAGTGGCAAGTACGCTCACCTTCCTACCCGTAGCTTCGCTCGTACTCTTCGTCATCATGTTCTGCACCGGATTTGGGCCCATTGCTTGGGTTCTGCTAGGAGAGATGTTTGCACCCAGCATTAAGTCACTAGCGTCCTCAGTCGTGTCTTCAATCTGCTGGCTGACATCCTTCTTCATCCTGTTTTATTTCACATCACTGGACGACGCCCTCGGATCCCATTGGTTGTTCTGGATCTTTGCGGTGTGTTGCGCGATGGCGTTTGTGTTCACGTACGTCTTCGTGGTGGAAACCAAGGGCTTGAGTTTGCCGGAAATTCAGGCCCGTTTAAATGAGAGTGCTCCAGTGATGGCGTCAGCTAGTGACAAATGTTGA